One genomic region from Streptomyces sp. NBC_00457 encodes:
- a CDS encoding MBL fold metallo-hydrolase, with protein MTTTVTLTGTGVPFPSAERAGPGVLVSHDDVHLQIDAGRSTLMRLTQAGISPHQLSALLLTHLHSDHVSDVADLVHTRWVQDHMYGTGPLPVVAADGHAPGFVQRVLAANEYDVDVRVQHVQDAPPEVVGHWFDLPDTPTEVWRSPCGRVGVAAVRVRHEPVEQAVGYRITTPDGVVVVSGDTRVCEEVAALSVGADVLVHEACRSSALAEFVKGTRFETIFSYHSDTVALGEMAQYVGVPHLVLTHLIPEPTSPDQVAEYEAEVRKGGFEGRVSVGHDLLPITLGEAPDAVTHAARSSRPAERRLHQT; from the coding sequence ATGACGACCACCGTGACGCTGACCGGCACCGGCGTGCCCTTCCCGAGTGCGGAGCGGGCCGGCCCAGGTGTGTTGGTGAGCCATGACGACGTCCACCTGCAGATCGATGCCGGCCGGTCCACGCTGATGAGGCTGACCCAGGCCGGGATCAGCCCGCACCAGCTCTCGGCGCTGCTGCTCACGCACCTGCACAGCGACCACGTCAGCGACGTCGCCGACCTCGTGCACACCCGGTGGGTCCAGGACCACATGTACGGCACCGGCCCGCTTCCCGTGGTGGCGGCCGACGGGCACGCGCCCGGGTTCGTCCAGCGAGTGCTGGCGGCGAACGAGTACGACGTGGACGTGCGCGTGCAGCACGTGCAGGACGCCCCACCCGAGGTGGTCGGCCACTGGTTCGACCTCCCGGACACTCCGACCGAGGTCTGGCGCAGCCCGTGCGGGCGTGTCGGCGTCGCGGCCGTCCGCGTACGGCACGAGCCCGTCGAGCAGGCCGTCGGCTACCGGATCACAACGCCCGACGGTGTGGTCGTCGTCTCCGGCGACACGCGGGTCTGCGAGGAGGTCGCGGCGTTGTCGGTCGGGGCCGACGTCCTGGTCCACGAGGCGTGCCGGAGCTCGGCACTCGCGGAGTTCGTCAAGGGGACACGCTTCGAGACCATCTTCAGCTACCACTCCGACACGGTGGCGCTGGGCGAGATGGCCCAGTACGTCGGCGTGCCGCACCTGGTGCTGACGCACCTCATCCCCGAGCCGACGTCGCCGGACCAGGTGGCCGAGTACGAGGCCGAGGTCCGCAAGGGCGGGTTCGAGGGGCGGGTGTCGGTCGGTCACGACCTCCTGCCGATCACGCTCGGCGAGGCTCCCGACGCGGTGACGCATGCGGCTCGATCATCGCGCCCTGCTGAACGGCGACTTCATCAGACGTGA
- a CDS encoding VOC family protein yields MEIDVPTGTAPADVHHGLHSELGALQGEHPERARNPVIKVVELGWLEFVKPDLDRAERFARDFGFVVHERTPDRLSLRGTWSALPCLVVRRGRGARFVGPTFVAESVADVRRLARWAGANTLPLGDGQAVQLTDPSGIPVRVVAGLDRPAPLPERDPLDLNLGTKPVRVNATQRAPRAAAEVQRLGHVVLETTRFQRALSWYLEALGLIVSDFLYLDDLRDRGPTMAFLRCDLGSVPADHHTLAMHLGPRVGYVHSAYQVTDLDAVAAGGELLAARGYRRVWGIGRHIQGSQIFDYWRDPDRMMVEHYTDGDLFDSSVEPGWAPMSASGLAQWGPPVSRDFLGSKPGPGMIPVLLKALGDETNEIDKNVLKALAKAMAA; encoded by the coding sequence ATCGAGATCGATGTGCCGACCGGAACTGCTCCGGCCGACGTCCACCACGGGCTCCACAGCGAGCTCGGCGCGCTGCAAGGGGAGCACCCGGAACGCGCCCGCAACCCGGTGATCAAGGTGGTCGAGCTCGGGTGGCTGGAGTTCGTGAAGCCCGACCTCGACCGGGCCGAGCGGTTCGCTCGCGACTTCGGCTTCGTGGTCCATGAGCGCACACCCGACCGGCTCAGCCTGCGCGGCACCTGGTCGGCCCTGCCGTGCCTGGTCGTCCGCCGTGGTCGAGGCGCCCGCTTCGTCGGGCCGACGTTCGTCGCGGAGTCGGTCGCCGACGTACGCCGTCTGGCTCGCTGGGCGGGTGCGAACACGCTCCCCCTCGGGGACGGGCAGGCCGTTCAGCTGACCGATCCGAGCGGCATCCCGGTGCGGGTCGTCGCCGGCCTGGACCGGCCGGCTCCCCTGCCCGAGCGCGACCCGCTCGATCTGAACCTCGGCACGAAGCCGGTCCGGGTCAACGCGACCCAGCGGGCCCCACGAGCCGCCGCGGAGGTGCAGCGGCTCGGGCACGTCGTGCTGGAGACGACCAGGTTCCAGCGAGCCCTGTCGTGGTACCTCGAGGCGCTCGGCCTGATCGTGAGCGACTTCCTGTACCTCGACGACCTCCGTGACCGCGGGCCCACGATGGCCTTCCTTCGCTGCGACCTCGGGTCTGTGCCGGCGGATCACCACACGCTGGCCATGCACCTCGGGCCGCGCGTCGGTTACGTGCACTCGGCCTACCAGGTCACCGACCTCGACGCCGTGGCGGCGGGCGGGGAGTTACTCGCCGCCCGGGGCTACCGGCGCGTCTGGGGTATCGGCCGGCACATCCAGGGCAGCCAGATCTTCGACTACTGGCGCGACCCCGACCGGATGATGGTGGAGCACTACACCGACGGCGACCTCTTCGACTCTTCCGTCGAACCCGGGTGGGCGCCGATGAGCGCGAGCGGACTCGCCCAGTGGGGCCCGCCCGTCTCCCGCGACTTCCTGGGCAGCAAGCCCGGGCCCGGCATGATCCCCGTCCTGCTCAAGGCGCTCGGCGACGAGACCAACGAGATCGACAAGAACGTCCTGAAGGCACTGGCGAAAGCGATGGCGGCATGA
- a CDS encoding fumarylacetoacetate hydrolase family protein, with amino-acid sequence MSTNVARTDAGWWVENDGRLTRIKTDATTTKELLADRPAVEKAASAPDPEGPRLADVDLLSPVTVPARVVAQMVNYRSHAHDSGFDPGTVPPAFFRKASSSVCGPTDDIRCPDHVGFLDYEVELGLVIGRRIDVGTVVTEDDLADVVAGIVVTNDVSARDIQLTRTQFYESKSYPTFTPVGPFLTLLDGDELAALERLRLTLSVNGEVRQNNTVADMIVKPVRALTLLARFQPLDAGDLVLTGTPGGTALKAPGPVVERIGALLPPAVKWKAFFKRQAGNPHYLKDGDVVAATISDPLRGIDLGQQTNVVRKPVQRAAL; translated from the coding sequence ATGAGCACGAACGTGGCACGCACGGACGCCGGATGGTGGGTCGAGAACGACGGCCGGCTGACACGGATCAAGACCGACGCAACCACCACCAAGGAGCTCCTCGCCGACCGGCCGGCGGTCGAGAAAGCCGCGAGTGCCCCCGATCCCGAGGGGCCAAGGCTCGCAGACGTCGACCTGCTCTCCCCCGTCACCGTGCCGGCCCGGGTGGTCGCCCAGATGGTCAACTACCGGAGCCACGCGCACGACTCCGGCTTCGACCCCGGCACCGTTCCCCCGGCCTTCTTCCGCAAGGCGTCAAGCTCGGTCTGCGGGCCCACCGACGACATCCGGTGCCCCGACCACGTCGGGTTCCTCGACTACGAGGTCGAGCTCGGCCTGGTGATCGGGCGTCGGATCGACGTCGGAACCGTGGTGACCGAGGACGACCTCGCCGACGTGGTCGCGGGAATCGTCGTCACCAACGACGTCAGTGCCCGCGACATCCAGCTGACCCGCACGCAGTTCTACGAGTCGAAGTCCTACCCGACGTTCACCCCGGTCGGCCCGTTTCTCACCCTGCTCGACGGCGACGAACTCGCCGCACTCGAGCGGCTGCGGCTGACCCTGAGCGTCAACGGCGAGGTCCGCCAGAACAACACAGTGGCAGACATGATCGTCAAGCCCGTCCGTGCGCTCACACTGCTCGCCCGCTTCCAGCCGCTCGACGCCGGCGACCTGGTGCTCACCGGCACGCCCGGCGGCACCGCACTCAAGGCGCCGGGACCGGTGGTCGAGAGGATCGGTGCCCTCCTGCCACCGGCGGTGAAATGGAAGGCGTTCTTCAAGCGGCAGGCCGGCAACCCGCACTACCTCAAGGACGGTGACGTGGTCGCCGCGACCATCTCCGACCCCCTGCGGGGCATCGACCTCGGCCAGCAGACCAACGTCGTGCGCAAGCCGGTCCAGAGGGCTGCGCTGTGA
- a CDS encoding acyl-CoA synthetase: MTPAGLPPLMSVGDLHAIERVPLADRDLALTTYDLLVRAAQRWPDEPCSLWIPDAAAIGDHVMVTFGALLGRVHAIAHALHGLGVGRDDAVTLMAPNCSDLLAVTLAAEAVGIAAPVNAALDVRNVAHIVRLTGSHVLVTGGPELDEALWKQLLDSACDLGIEVLVALSPDGGDQGPAAELETRPGLRTVRLDDLVDSAPTELPTAPPAPDDLAAFFHTGGTTGTPKVAAHTHRNQAVMAWSLALAGGADTGQSIVAGLPLFHVNALLVTALAPMVSGARSIWPSPLGYRDPKLYAAFWRLVELYRPRAMSAVPTIYAFLAAVPIDADISSLEMPVVGAAPLPDGVRRMFAEATGLELLEGYGLTEGTCASSATLPGDVRPGSVGQRLPYQAVAAAEVDEGSGRVRLLPAGEVGELVISGPTVFAGYLRRDGARRWVSDGDVVIDGWLRTGDLGFVRDERIHLRGRQKDLIIRGGHNIDPAVIEDALLDHPAVTAAGAVGRPDRSSGEVPVAFVALATDEVTVEELMTWAGLHISEPAARPKAITVLDSIPLTEVGKPFKPALREAAAARRFRDELVEHGIDDVEVGVGHESGRLVVRLTGGGGADRAATVLQGYDVDIRAEAEETDQ, from the coding sequence GTGACGCCGGCCGGCCTCCCGCCGCTGATGTCGGTGGGGGACCTCCACGCCATCGAGCGGGTCCCGCTCGCCGACCGCGACCTCGCGCTCACGACGTACGACCTGCTCGTACGTGCCGCGCAGCGGTGGCCCGACGAGCCGTGCTCGCTGTGGATCCCCGACGCGGCCGCCATCGGGGACCACGTGATGGTCACGTTCGGCGCGCTGCTCGGTCGCGTGCACGCAATCGCCCACGCCCTTCACGGGCTGGGGGTCGGGCGCGACGACGCGGTCACGCTGATGGCCCCCAACTGCAGCGACCTCCTCGCGGTCACCCTGGCGGCCGAGGCCGTCGGGATCGCGGCCCCCGTCAACGCCGCGCTCGACGTGCGCAACGTCGCGCACATCGTGCGCCTGACCGGCTCCCATGTGCTGGTCACCGGCGGCCCCGAGCTCGACGAGGCGCTGTGGAAGCAGCTCCTCGACTCTGCCTGCGACCTCGGGATCGAGGTCCTCGTCGCACTGTCGCCCGACGGCGGCGACCAGGGCCCGGCGGCCGAGCTGGAGACGCGCCCGGGGCTGCGCACCGTGCGGCTCGACGACCTGGTGGACAGCGCTCCCACCGAACTCCCGACCGCCCCGCCGGCGCCCGACGACCTCGCGGCGTTCTTCCACACCGGTGGCACCACCGGCACCCCCAAGGTGGCTGCCCACACCCACCGCAACCAGGCGGTGATGGCGTGGAGCCTCGCGCTCGCCGGTGGCGCCGACACCGGGCAGAGCATCGTGGCCGGCCTGCCGCTGTTCCACGTCAACGCACTCCTGGTGACCGCTCTGGCGCCGATGGTGAGCGGAGCCCGGTCCATCTGGCCGAGCCCGCTGGGTTACCGCGACCCGAAGCTGTACGCCGCGTTCTGGCGGCTCGTCGAGCTCTACCGGCCCCGCGCCATGTCGGCGGTGCCGACCATCTACGCCTTCCTCGCGGCCGTACCGATCGACGCCGACATCAGCTCGCTGGAGATGCCGGTCGTCGGTGCCGCGCCGCTGCCGGACGGCGTGCGGCGGATGTTCGCCGAGGCGACGGGGCTTGAGCTCCTCGAAGGTTACGGGCTCACCGAGGGCACGTGTGCATCGTCGGCGACCCTCCCCGGTGACGTGCGCCCCGGGTCGGTGGGGCAGCGGCTGCCCTACCAGGCGGTGGCGGCGGCGGAGGTGGACGAGGGGAGCGGCCGGGTGCGTCTGCTCCCCGCGGGCGAGGTCGGCGAGCTGGTGATCAGCGGCCCGACCGTGTTCGCGGGATACCTGCGGCGCGACGGAGCCCGCAGGTGGGTGTCCGACGGCGACGTCGTCATCGACGGCTGGCTGCGCACGGGTGACCTGGGCTTCGTACGCGACGAACGGATCCATCTGCGCGGCCGGCAGAAGGACCTGATCATCCGCGGCGGCCACAACATCGACCCCGCGGTCATCGAGGACGCCCTGCTCGACCATCCCGCCGTGACCGCCGCCGGCGCCGTCGGCCGACCCGACCGCTCCTCAGGCGAGGTCCCGGTGGCGTTCGTCGCGCTCGCCACTGACGAGGTCACCGTCGAGGAGTTGATGACCTGGGCGGGCCTGCACATCAGCGAACCGGCGGCACGCCCCAAGGCGATCACGGTGCTCGACTCGATCCCGCTCACCGAAGTCGGCAAGCCGTTCAAGCCCGCGCTGCGCGAGGCGGCGGCCGCCCGGCGCTTCCGTGACGAGCTCGTCGAGCACGGCATCGACGACGTCGAGGTCGGTGTCGGTCACGAGTCCGGACGACTCGTCGTACGACTGACCGGCGGTGGCGGGGCCGACAGAGCCGCCACCGTCCTGCAGGGCTACGACGTCGACATCCGCGCCGAGGCCGAGGAGACGGACCAGTGA
- the mhpA gene encoding bifunctional 3-(3-hydroxy-phenyl)propionate/3-hydroxycinnamic acid hydroxylase MhpA, with product MTSTEPSPPAGPWDVIVIGGGPTGLSAATLLGQRDLRVAVVERHRDVYPLPRAVHLDDEVYRILHQLGIGEEFAAHTRPAAGLRLVDAHHRELATFTRERVTASGLPQANMFDQPALEHLLRDNLKRLPEVKVLGGHELLRLDTTDAASVTAHVRRPDGNPVGLRAPYVIACDGANSTVRGRLGIESDDLGFEQRWLVADVRCGLDLDAWDGVHQVCDTRRAGTYMRIGPDRYRWEFQLLEGETPADFGYVPTLRRLIGPWVGRIPDDQLDLLKCTEYTFRARVARQWRVGRVFLAGDAAHVTPPFIGQGMCAGLRDAQNLAWKLDAELRGHAAPKLLDSYEAERRPHATTMIKRARTMGQMMTGGGRAASLARRRLMPALARSRMVRRVLLDSRTPALTPGPRIQRHTPRGVRGALLPLVRLPGPDGELVLIDRVLGDRTAVVALPGVDLAAVPDALPSAWLTVDPEGSEGERLLARWLRNAHVGWVGVDPDRVIRTAGPAGVPR from the coding sequence GTGACATCGACCGAGCCCAGTCCGCCGGCCGGTCCATGGGACGTGATCGTGATCGGCGGCGGTCCCACCGGCCTGTCGGCGGCGACTCTGCTGGGCCAACGCGACCTGCGCGTCGCGGTCGTCGAGCGTCATCGCGACGTCTACCCGCTCCCCCGGGCCGTCCACCTCGACGACGAGGTCTACCGGATCCTCCACCAGCTGGGCATCGGCGAGGAGTTCGCCGCCCACACCCGTCCCGCGGCGGGGCTCCGGCTCGTCGACGCACACCACCGCGAACTGGCCACCTTCACCCGTGAGCGGGTCACCGCCTCGGGACTTCCACAGGCCAACATGTTCGACCAGCCCGCCCTCGAACACCTGCTGCGTGACAACCTCAAGCGCCTCCCCGAGGTGAAGGTCCTCGGCGGCCACGAGCTGCTGCGCCTCGACACCACCGACGCCGCATCGGTGACCGCCCACGTGCGCCGGCCGGACGGTAATCCTGTCGGCCTGCGGGCGCCCTACGTGATCGCCTGCGACGGCGCCAACAGCACGGTCCGCGGCCGGCTCGGAATCGAGAGCGACGACCTCGGGTTCGAGCAGCGCTGGCTCGTCGCCGACGTCCGCTGCGGACTCGACCTCGACGCATGGGACGGCGTGCACCAGGTGTGCGACACCCGTCGGGCAGGTACGTACATGCGCATCGGTCCCGACCGCTACCGCTGGGAGTTCCAGCTGCTCGAAGGCGAGACTCCCGCCGACTTCGGATACGTCCCGACGCTGCGCCGATTGATCGGACCCTGGGTCGGCAGGATCCCCGACGACCAGTTGGACCTGCTCAAGTGCACGGAGTACACCTTCCGCGCCCGGGTCGCGCGACAGTGGCGCGTGGGCCGCGTCTTCCTCGCTGGCGACGCTGCCCACGTCACGCCGCCGTTCATCGGCCAGGGCATGTGCGCCGGTCTGCGCGACGCCCAGAACCTCGCGTGGAAACTGGACGCGGAGCTGCGCGGACATGCCGCGCCAAAGCTCCTGGACTCCTACGAAGCCGAGCGCAGGCCGCACGCGACGACGATGATCAAACGGGCCAGGACCATGGGCCAGATGATGACCGGCGGCGGACGGGCCGCCTCCCTCGCACGTCGGCGCCTCATGCCCGCGCTCGCGCGCTCCCGGATGGTCCGGCGGGTCCTGCTCGACAGCCGCACCCCGGCGCTCACGCCCGGCCCTCGCATCCAGCGGCACACACCCCGCGGCGTACGCGGTGCACTCCTCCCCCTCGTGCGCCTGCCCGGCCCGGACGGCGAACTCGTGCTGATCGACCGGGTGTTGGGCGACCGCACGGCCGTCGTCGCGCTCCCCGGCGTCGACCTCGCGGCCGTCCCCGACGCCCTGCCGTCGGCGTGGCTGACCGTCGACCCGGAGGGCAGCGAGGGCGAGCGGCTCCTCGCGCGATGGCTCCGCAACGCCCACGTCGGATGGGTCGGAGTCGACCCTGACCGTGTGATCAGGACCGCCGGACCGGCGGGGGTGCCGCGGTGA
- a CDS encoding amidohydrolase family protein, giving the protein MSEGVVDVHSHFLPQWYVDLARAAGHELPYGMPGWPAWNAADHLGFMAERGITRSLLSLSSPGVALGGGVDPVDLAKRVNEYGAMVVADHPDHFGLLASLPLPDVDAAIAELGHSIDPLGAEGVILPTHALGTYVADASHEALWRELADRECVVLLHPTSPVGWEATALGQPRPMADFLFDTGRVVLALAMRGTLGRHHGLRLVVPHSGSLVPMLVDRAAMFQLGQRLALPPGDPAHTEPAVTGILGDLRWDLSGTPTPTHLDAIVDRVGDDHLVYGSDFCFTPPVAVDLQLGLLDNAWPTRTTRLGLPPWREKTTANAARLLQAPTRCARGTDG; this is encoded by the coding sequence GTGAGTGAGGGCGTGGTCGACGTCCACAGCCACTTCCTGCCGCAGTGGTACGTGGACCTTGCGAGGGCTGCCGGTCACGAGCTGCCCTACGGGATGCCGGGCTGGCCGGCATGGAACGCCGCCGACCATCTCGGCTTCATGGCCGAACGGGGCATCACCCGGTCGCTGCTGTCACTCTCCAGCCCCGGCGTCGCGCTCGGCGGCGGAGTCGATCCCGTCGACCTGGCCAAGCGCGTCAACGAGTACGGCGCGATGGTGGTCGCGGACCACCCGGACCACTTCGGGCTGCTCGCCTCCCTGCCGCTGCCGGACGTCGACGCCGCGATCGCCGAGCTCGGGCACTCGATCGACCCCCTCGGCGCCGAGGGGGTCATCCTCCCCACGCACGCACTGGGCACTTACGTCGCCGACGCCTCTCACGAAGCGCTGTGGCGGGAGCTGGCCGACCGGGAGTGCGTGGTGCTCCTGCACCCGACCTCGCCGGTGGGCTGGGAGGCCACCGCGCTGGGCCAGCCGCGCCCGATGGCGGACTTCCTGTTCGATACGGGCCGGGTGGTCCTGGCCCTCGCGATGCGCGGGACACTCGGGCGCCATCACGGCCTTCGCCTCGTCGTACCGCACTCGGGCAGCCTGGTGCCGATGCTCGTCGACCGGGCCGCGATGTTCCAGCTCGGGCAACGCCTCGCCTTGCCGCCGGGCGATCCGGCCCACACCGAGCCCGCGGTCACCGGCATCCTCGGCGACCTGCGGTGGGACCTCAGCGGCACGCCGACCCCCACCCACCTCGACGCGATCGTCGACCGGGTGGGAGACGATCACCTCGTCTACGGCAGCGACTTCTGCTTCACCCCGCCGGTCGCGGTGGACCTCCAGCTCGGCCTCCTCGACAACGCCTGGCCGACCAGGACGACCCGGCTCGGACTCCCGCCGTGGCGGGAGAAGACCACCGCCAACGCCGCCCGGCTACTACAGGCCCCGACCCGCTGCGCCCGGGGGACCGATGGGTGA
- a CDS encoding TetR/AcrR family transcriptional regulator produces MSERPPSRGERRKLRTRAALIEAAQEIYAQRGDLEVSIQQITEAADVGFGSFYNHFSSKAELLDAAIAEALEAHAAWLEGLLADVDDPAVVFATSMRLTGRLVRTRPRMARVLMSGRGALLSASYGHAAHARRDIEAAIAAGRFVTENVEVALACTAGCLIATMHLCDVDPQAPVDDIADQSVLNVLRMFGMEDAEARRIVALPLPVDEPPAASI; encoded by the coding sequence ATGTCAGAACGGCCACCGTCGCGTGGGGAGCGGCGCAAGCTGCGTACGCGCGCGGCGCTGATCGAGGCCGCGCAGGAGATCTACGCCCAGCGCGGTGACCTCGAGGTCAGCATCCAGCAGATCACCGAGGCGGCCGACGTCGGCTTCGGCTCGTTCTACAACCACTTCTCGTCCAAGGCCGAGCTGCTCGACGCGGCGATCGCCGAGGCGCTCGAGGCCCACGCCGCATGGCTCGAGGGCCTGCTCGCGGACGTCGACGACCCGGCCGTGGTCTTCGCGACGTCGATGCGGCTGACCGGCCGGCTGGTCCGCACGCGCCCCCGGATGGCGCGGGTGCTGATGAGCGGCAGGGGTGCGCTTCTCTCCGCGTCGTACGGCCACGCGGCACACGCCCGCCGCGACATCGAGGCGGCGATCGCCGCCGGCCGCTTCGTGACCGAGAACGTTGAGGTCGCGCTCGCCTGCACGGCGGGGTGCCTGATCGCCACGATGCACCTGTGCGACGTCGACCCGCAGGCCCCGGTCGACGACATCGCCGACCAGAGCGTGCTCAACGTGCTGCGGATGTTCGGCATGGAAGACGCCGAGGCGCGCCGTATCGTCGCGCTGCCACTGCCCGTCGACGAGCCGCCGGCCGCGTCGATCTGA
- a CDS encoding SRPBCC family protein, with the protein MGRLETHSLPQLWIGTIGSGSPADLVVTWAEPTRHHPARTQEDALSATTSEHDLFEALDASAFAFTRRAWVDAAPARVYDLVSDVSAIGRWSPNATDVTFDQGAGPRVGAWFSGRNRKDGREWTTRSQVVRADRGNAFTFVVGGAEDGIVQWSWSFHPQGRGTVVEQSWQLLRLDPVLGTTRGDLDTLRDYMTNSVEATLISLAQWIAEE; encoded by the coding sequence ATGGGCCGACTCGAAACGCACAGCCTGCCCCAGCTGTGGATAGGCACCATCGGGTCTGGCTCCCCGGCAGACCTGGTGGTGACGTGGGCGGAGCCGACCCGGCACCATCCCGCACGCACCCAGGAGGACGCCTTGAGCGCCACCACCAGCGAACACGACCTCTTCGAGGCTCTGGACGCATCAGCCTTCGCCTTCACCAGACGTGCATGGGTCGATGCCGCACCCGCCCGGGTCTATGACCTGGTCAGTGATGTGTCCGCGATCGGCCGCTGGAGCCCCAACGCGACCGACGTTACGTTCGACCAGGGCGCCGGCCCTCGGGTCGGCGCCTGGTTCAGCGGCCGCAATCGGAAGGACGGCAGGGAATGGACCACCCGCTCCCAGGTCGTACGAGCCGACCGCGGCAACGCCTTCACCTTCGTGGTCGGCGGCGCCGAAGACGGCATCGTGCAGTGGAGCTGGAGCTTCCACCCCCAGGGACGCGGAACCGTCGTCGAGCAGTCCTGGCAACTCCTCCGCCTCGACCCGGTGCTGGGCACCACCCGCGGCGACCTCGACACACTCCGCGACTACATGACGAACAGCGTCGAAGCCACCCTGATCTCCCTCGCCCAATGGATCGCCGAAGAGTGA
- a CDS encoding helix-turn-helix domain-containing protein: MTGKSQLGDFLQARRSQLRPDDVGVPTYGERRRVPGLRREELALLAGVSASYYTRLEQGQSLSASSEVLDAIAGALRLDESERRYLHDLARADRQRTRGRRAAPERVTEATAQLLDVLADVPAIVLGLRSDVLAWNRLGHALFAGHLDRGAPDLSGQRPNMARLVFLDCHTRDLYADWPSKARAVVGNLRLVAAQHPQDTALHALLGELSAKSSEFSSMWADHRVKACTVATYEMRHPLVGPLSVVQQTLSRGPGPNMVVVTTEAGSPSRAALALLAQAITQDTVPADPARGPRAATA; this comes from the coding sequence ATGACCGGAAAATCGCAGCTCGGGGACTTCTTGCAGGCGCGGCGCTCCCAGCTGCGTCCTGACGATGTCGGGGTGCCCACCTACGGGGAGCGTCGGCGTGTGCCGGGTCTTCGGCGCGAGGAGTTGGCGCTGCTGGCGGGTGTGAGCGCCTCCTATTACACCCGGCTGGAGCAGGGGCAGTCGCTGAGCGCGTCCTCTGAGGTGCTGGACGCGATCGCCGGGGCTCTGCGGCTGGACGAGTCCGAGCGGCGGTACCTGCACGACCTGGCCCGGGCGGACAGGCAACGCACTCGGGGCCGGCGGGCTGCGCCGGAGCGGGTGACGGAGGCGACGGCTCAGTTGCTGGACGTGCTGGCGGACGTTCCCGCGATCGTGCTCGGCCTGCGCAGTGACGTGCTGGCATGGAATCGCCTGGGTCACGCGCTGTTCGCCGGGCACCTGGACCGTGGCGCCCCGGACCTGTCGGGGCAGCGGCCCAACATGGCCAGACTGGTGTTCCTCGACTGTCATACCCGCGACCTGTACGCGGACTGGCCGAGCAAGGCCAGGGCGGTAGTGGGGAACCTGCGCCTAGTGGCGGCCCAGCATCCGCAGGACACCGCGTTGCACGCGCTGCTGGGTGAACTGAGCGCCAAGAGTTCTGAGTTCTCCTCGATGTGGGCCGACCATCGGGTCAAGGCGTGCACCGTCGCTACCTATGAGATGCGGCACCCGCTGGTCGGCCCGCTGAGCGTCGTTCAGCAGACCCTGAGCCGCGGGCCGGGCCCCAACATGGTGGTTGTCACCACGGAGGCGGGCTCGCCCTCGCGGGCCGCGCTGGCCCTGCTCGCCCAGGCCAT